The nucleotide sequence TCTTAAGAGAAGacacaatctattgcaaaattgcCACTCTTGGCAGTCGTATTGTTGGCCTATCTAGTCACACTTGTCAAAgagtgttttataattttttttcacgttATTCATATTCATGTTTGATCTGATTCCacgattgcttttacttggatcAATATTCTTCTCACCCCAAATGTAAGATCTGTATTGCCAATCGTATTAGACAAATACAAGAATTAATACCATGCTTGTTCTTGGTAATAAACTCCATCGAAACCCTACAGATTGTGCTAGTCTTAGCTTGACACCGCCACAGCTGTTAGAATTTTCAAACTGGTGTCATGGTTCAAACTTTATTTCAAAGTCAAAGGAGTATTGATCTACTTAGATTAATTTTCACTCCTCATACCCAACGGAAATCTTAGAGAACAGCTTCAGATGGCATACTACAACGTCCGGTGGTCAAAATATGCCCACTGTCTATTTGTCAATAAATATTCTTTGTTTACTACTATCCCGTCTATCctcattatatttatattttactgTTTATCCTTTACActcataatttaaatttttctaaaattcatTCGTTTTTAGAGGGGGAGAACTTAATCAGAAGTAGTGACGCAGGCATCTGCTGCTTAGAACTCACCTAAATCTTCACCAGCTGCATACCTTATTGCTTTACTTCCTGCGACGAGACAGACGACTCTTCTCCTTAGCTACTGCTGCCATTATTTACAACCAAAGGTAAGTGGTTCTATAGTTCTTTTGCGCTAATAATTTTCATAAGTTGTGCCAATTGATTATTCATATATTTACAACcaaagaaaaaacattttaacGCATATTTTACGTTTCGTtaatatagacaaggcgaaaacggcgggaatttttttttaatcaaattgcaaaaatcaatatttttggccggaaaaattttttttaggttttttgacgactccgccgttttcgccttgtctaatatgCCGTCTATTAAATAGGtaataataaactaatattttttgttttatatttacaataatttcaagttacaaaaaataaaaaataatactccATGAGTCGAAAATACCTATAAAATTAGGCagtaacatatattttttcacgtTTAAGAAAAACACTCAAACTCTAAGTATATATCTTTATTCAGCAACTTCTCTAGATGGTATCCGTGTGTCAATCATCTCGAACTGCTTCTTAGGATCTTCTTGCAGATCCAGTTGTCTACCATTTTTACTCTGAATATACTCAACAGCTGTGTATCCTAACACTCCAACAAAAATAAGTCCCATAAGGAGATAGATTTTAGTTCGTACGCATAAATATGGACTCCAGATGTAACTTATGACTGACCCTGTAGACTCCCACAGACGGAAGTTGCTGAAGGCAGCTTCTTCTTCGCCAGGAAAGAGAATTCCGCTGTAGGCTGCAAAAATACATCATACATTAATGGGAGCATGTTATCTTTTATTGTGTAAATACTTTAGACCAGTGATTcccaaagtggtccaggtggacccccaGGGGTCCACGAGGGACTCAACGGGGGTCTACGTTGGCGTGAAGTAAAAATGAGGGTTCACAAGTTTTAAgtgggggtccacgaaaattttatagtaatttggtatttatttaaacaaatttgtatgttttatcgtaaaatatcaatggaaaaaataataaaaaagatcaaggcaggttttgtttatatttgattcagagttggaccaccatctccatatagctatttcagcatccttatgcctcatcggtgaagctcagaagtctcaactctgaaggaaatacaaacaattctgccaatttaaggcggaaaaaataatgttgtaatagtagggactcaaaaatgtcattataacaagttattttgattaaaaacaagtttttgataatattttagtgtagaaaacgttaaaataccatttttttacatgttcctacattcccaaaatacgtgtccttcgatttgactgaaaatttgcccacacatagccaaaacacaggacttcaattggttaaaagaatttgtctagttttacaatacaaaaaagtACGTGGAATAATcgaggcgtctactgtaagtacaattaactcggaaaatatagaaaaattggttctcctttaaaatcaagatggcatctaacgcaatggcggaattcattcgcgattttaaatttacactactattgaaccactaaaaattggaaaaatagaATCTTGCTTGGGTAGCTCAGCATGCAAGATCAAgtgctaacccgactggactatataattttgactctgatattattgcatgtaaattttcttgtattgtaaaactatacaaattcttttaaccaccTGTGAAACCACCctaagtcctgtgttttggctatctgtgaaaaatataaaaacagtattttaacgttttctatacTAAAATTTGaacaaaaacttgttttaaatggaatggaataacagagtggagtcagataggaaaaaggaagagaggcagactccgaagatccttcagagatgaattagacgaagcaatggagagaaggCAGGGGACTGgcagagaacggttgagtgaaggaaaacagtgaaaactgtggaaatccttagtatatattattgtgttttcaatttatcaatcaaaggcaaaatgaaaattaaattaaattttttttttaaataacgcgggcacataattttgatacaccctgtatattgatctgtaaatatttattagaatttagtttggatgtaagtggatttctttttttttaatgagctttccgatgatccactaaagacttttgtgaataattaaagtgaaaagaacgatgtatttaggtttaaaatggaaaaagattgtttattacgggaactatagaatccacaggtagaggtaattatcattttctagaaaaatggtttaaaagaaagtttggaattttaatatctttgtttcaccccgagtaaatgttgtagagtttccccgaaagtaattaagatggtcggaataattttgaaagaatgactgtttgtttatCGAATGGAAAAAAATgcttctgattcttggcaatttggaaggggaaaagtggtttgaatgattgagtGAGTTTGAAAAGGAAGgcattatgttattggcatcgctgaggagcagttcgacgttttcgtggatagatagttagcaagtaccagtggttgtttgatagtggagaatagtgctgaaaagtggaacgagagacagatcaaattgagacgaaatacctcttttaTTCTGTATTATTgcgagaaggagagcagagaatttttggagttttgtttgaatcgagtactggtcaaaagaggcccggcttgttggagaattggtactggtatgctgatagttttgaagctggagaacggagagggctttgatgagtagcctttaacatagtcaacgagggagagctgttttgggtcacgagaagacatcagagagagtgaagcaaaaggtcagtcaacttatgtgaaagatatatttatgttcggaaactaaaattttgagtaaaaagcgtaggaattaaaattccaatatttcagaaagtaaatagggagtatagctaatcttgcgaatacataatttggttttgtttattttgttgtaccaaagtcatcggaaacaaaccgataaattgttttttttaactagaataaatttaaatggtagaaatttcattcggacatatgtgtccacaggttttagatttgatagatttttagagtatcgattttgataaataaaagacaattctgtatgtttattttatattttgctttatttcttttccctattttatcccgattaggatcaactaagagatactgaacacacgagagaagataagtataacgtaagataatttagacattttcttgatattataaaaaggcaccctgagattttttattcattttttatgtatgatttgcgacaattaaataattaatcaaataaataataattaatataaaattaataagaagcagatcataacaatatatagaTAACATAGTTCTTATaggaagagacaaggaaagattaaaagaagcagtaacaatcctggcaaatggcgcacggaaaagaggtctacAAAAACAAAATAGCTACTCTGCTCTAGAAAAGAAgctcaacaatttaaatatttggtaGTAACTGTGAATGGCAAAAATAAGAGAAGTGAAGATGTAATGGAGGAAATACTAGCAGGTATAATATACAAAGGATATTATAACAGGATAACAGAATGAAAATATAGAGAGTTGCAATCAAATCCGTAGTTACATGCGCAGCTGGGACAATGTGCCTCATAGAAAAAgataaagaaaaattaagaataATCAGTAATATAattaagtaatatatttattacacATAGAGATACTtcacatagagagaaggaaagaCGACCTACTTAATAAGAAGAACACCAATATAGAAGCCAAAAACTGACAGACCCAGGGGAGATCCAGAAAGAGATGGGAGTACCAGGTCATAAGAGATATCAAAATCCTGAAAGTAAAAAACTGGAGGAAACTATACATATATCatatatcgaaatgagtggaagaaaattgtaacgaaagccaagtcatacaaaaACTTTGACAACACGCAAGAAGAATGCTTAGTGATGCACCGtaataagcgaatcagagagctctaagtaagacccaggcaaccaagtgacatcaataacgtcgaggaaacgtcagtttttggttgaatatatccacgtgtttgaacattacgtcgcataaacgtcttttgtaggtgattttaaaatacgtaagattaatgacgttaaaatacgtttaaaaacacgtttttatTTCAGACAGCCAAAGTGTGACGTCACAAAAATGGGAGGAGCTTAAACAGTTAATGCTTATAATgtaaaataatgttgtatattgACATGACATTCACTCCAATCCAaacttcatttattgtttacgtgctttgtgtggtgtgaaaattctataatgttgcATTGAGGGTATTGTAATTTGATTGTAATCCTATTAATTTTTATACTTTTAGCCTgtaagctaaatttaaaacagttaaattaaaaattgcaataccaataatgcccatacgaataattattattgtttatttttaaaaccataaaatgaaaaataatctaaaaaacgacaaaaactacgtttttgataTCACTTATCTATAACGTGATAAGAATAACGTcgttatggtgggacatattcacgtcactttcgacgtcgaaaaaacgtgataaactgacgtggtttggtgataattatgacgtttttcaacgttttgtaaacgttatttggttgcctggggaGCAGCAAACATTCCATTCGAAATGAAAGGCCTTAATGATGATAAAGCAAAAAACAAGAAGAATGAATACTTACAGTTAATTTGTACCAACCACAGGGAATCACAGACACCCCAAAGTCCAGAAACCACAAAATATATCCAGGTGTTGTGCGCACTGGGCCTCCAGTAGAGAAGCGTCACTAAAAGGGCTACGTGTAGAACCAAAGCAAAAGCAATGAGTGGTCTTCTGCCGGTTATTTTTACTATACTTCCTGAGCAGATGGACGCGATTCCGTTGCAGGCTCCAAAGCAAATCATCACGTAACCTATATTGCTGATGCCCCAACCGCAGGATACGAATGCCtacagtaataaaaagaaacaatttacaagtgaaaaaattcagaggcaaagtgtaaataaaaaacttaaaattttttttaacttcatTTAATTCAGAAAGCTGACCCTCTATCACTTCTTGGTTTACACAAACTAATAGCGTTGTTTTTTCAACTACGTCTCAAAAACGTAGATCGAACTAAACAAAATTGGACCATTTATTTACATTGACAATCCCtgggatgggaaaagtcacagaagtcgtcagaacagttaaaaatcgaaaacttgaatattttggccatgttatgcgacacccagagagatataatatactccatttaataatacaaggcaaggtagacggaagaagagggccaggtcgaagaagaacgtcatggcttaaaaacctgagagaatggtataacagatcctctgcatcccttttccgagctgccgttaacaaaattactatagccaatttgatagccaacgttcgataatggagcacggcacatgaagaagaagaagacaatccCTTAGAAACGAAATTAAATCCAATCACCGGCTGAGAGTTTATTTATTTGTCCGGGATAAGATCTTCCATGCGTGAGAATGCAATCCATTCCCTGTTCAGAGTTTGAAGTAGCCGTTGGTCTGGCAATTTTTCATCAAATACTGGGGTTTGTCCCCCTGTATCATCAATTTCCAGTTTATTCCATTAAAtgccaagaaaaaatattttgaaacttACTATGGTTTTCTTTTCAACCTGCTTATTTAAGGGTGTGAAAGTGAGGCAGTCCCTAAATCATTAATTTGTTCTTAATtggtaagtttttattattttttgatccTTCTTCAGCAGATAATGTTAAAGAGTTAAGTTCTCTCGAAAAAACAAGTGGCGTCCTCTTTAGAAAATTGTTTTTAACtggttttcttcgttttatttcCTAATTTGTCTCCTCTTCAATTTGTTTGATGTGCTAGTGAGAATGTCCAAAAGACCACCCCACATATCTCTCGATTCTAAGTAACGCGGCCTCGTGTCTTTTTGTGTTACACATTGGTTTGTTACAATTTTAGCCGGTTTCAGAATCTGTTTTACACTACAATAGACTTAGATATATTCCAAGTCAAGGTCTATTAATAAACTTATTCTGAACTTTACTTACCGAAGTAAACTCTGCTGCCAGAAACGCTTGTTCAGCACCAATCAACACTGTTATGGGCAACATCAATAATTGAAGAGGTTTCTTGGCATGTTTTAAGGTGACAATGAGAAGATTCCATCCAGTAATTTTGTTTTCAGCAACTTTTCTTCCCTTTCGGTATCTAAAACATTGAAAGTAATTAGTTTGctatttgccattttcaataagaactttaatttattattctaattgggaaataagccacaatttaacttgaaaaatgatttatttaacgtttcgacttccacttcggacgtcgtagtcaaaatacaaaatattaataaatgaaacaaaaatgttgttgcttacgTCATGGTCACATTCTTTTAATAATTGACATCactacatgaaatcaactttaactcaagaatatccgtcacaaaaaacaatcatagcatgtgatatgtctttaaaaagacaaccaatgcaatggtgacagtaaaattctcgtgttagtgattccatagtaaatcacgaggaaaaccaggaaaaaaacgtCATGATACCatcccgacattgtaagtatatggtcttacattcagtttactctcaaaatttgGTGTTAGTGTTTTGACTAAACTAGCAAccaaaattgtttatttaaattattattgatTCTAAATAAGTGTTCTCAGTCAAGTTGAAGTCATGTAAActccataatatatggtttaatgGCTTGTATCTTAATAATATAGTTTAATATaattttgtgacggatattcttgagttaaagttgatttcatgtagtGATGTCAATTATTAAAAGAATGTGATCATGAcgtaagcaacaacatttttgtttcatttattaatattttgtattttgactacgacgtccgaagtggaagtcgaaacgttaaataaatcatttttcaagttaaattgtggcttatttcccaattagaataataaattacataaatgccacaaataaatagcttcagaacaagaaCTTTAATATGTATAGATCCTTAATATCGGTCTtgttattgatacaattttgatatttctttatgtgaatcatctccaatatacatcttttgATATATTTCTGTTTTATATTTCTAAAATCTGTAAgtcaaaagtaaaattttcaaattaaaaacATCGATATTTTATGTACCTTTATGGTAGAACTAGATTATGTAGAATGCTTGACTATGGATATCAGTATAATATAAGGctatttttctataaataatctacaattttcTAAGGCtacaaattttgtttattgttattgttatatttACCGTGACATCTTGTCCACTCCAAAAGTAACAATGAGGACGGCAGCCACCATGCAGAAGAAGTAAATCGCTGCGATCAGATTGATTTTATACGCTGGTGGTGGAGCTAGATTTGGAACGGCTTCGGCAGAAGCGTAACCGGGGCAAAAATTTGCCCCGCATATATCCCCTAGATCGGTATCAGTTTTCTGCACAGCTTTTGTTGCGTTCGTAAACAAGCTTTTTGGATTCAAAGCTTCGGTAGTTGTTGAGAGTGGTAATGGAGTTTCGCTGTCTCCAGATGAAAGTACTGAAAATAATTATAGAGGTTACTAtggttggatggatgaagtgaaatgaagcgagtggtgtgttgtgtaacAGAAAACGTCCAAGGAAGTCGAAGGAAACATTCTTTAAAACTACCATAAGACAGGCTTTGATGTATGGAACTAAATGTTGGACAGTTAAAAAAAAAGGACAAAggatgcatgtggcggaaataaaAATACTTAGACGGATgtgtggagtgacaaaaaagaataaaattagtaataaagTAATAAGCATATTACACAACTACAGAAGAGTTAGAATATACAGAAGAATaggaaggatccaacgaagaagaagcataggaagaagacgcatctcctggctgaggaaacttagagaatggtttaactgtagttcatgacaactgttcagagcagcagccaacaaagtgattatagccattatgatatccaacctccgataggagagggaactttaagaagaagaaaaagttcCTGGTAAGAGTAAGaggggaagaccaaagaagatcaGAGGAGATGcgcttaggcaggacatgtcggtaaaggggattGGTATTGGTATAACCAAAGATAGAAAcctatgaaaaaatatttaaaatctaaGATTAGGAAAACTGGTACCGCGTCGCAATACAGACAAACATTTATGttaatgttattaatatattatacatcaCCTGCAGAACTGATCAAGTTTCCCCAAACTTGCGCAAACgagaaaaacatgaaaaatatcccaaagaatctggTGATTACACCTTCGGCTTCTACGTCAGTGATTTGGGCATAGGTTTCCGCTATTATCGTCAGATACGTACATTTAGCACACCATAGAGGTCCTCCTCCGAATCCTACAGCGAGACCAGCTGGTATTAACGTATAAAAGGCCGGATGAAATTGGGCCAGTATGAATGGCATGTACATTATAAAGCTTACTGCTATAGTCCTTTTGGCACCCAACCATCTAAAAAGAGTAAAAAGTTGAGACAAAAGATAAAATGGACAGAATATAacaggtgccatgaaaacaaTACCAACTGCTGCAATGAAATTGATTATTGATATCACCCCTCTAGACATATGTCAACGAGATGGCGCAGATGAAAATGATGCAATAGCGCTCAGAGAGTACAAACCTTGATGTAGGAATGGTACCATTAAAATCTCGGTTCTGGTGAGAAGAGCTGGATGCGCTACCCTTACTAGATGTAGGCTGCTTCAACAAACCCTATAAAATCAAAACAAGAGAACATGGGGAGTCCAACGTGGCAAATGAGTATTGCATATATACCGATGATGAATCCAAATAAAAGGCTCAGAATGCGGGATATACTTCAGATCACTGAACCtaaggcattgattcaataccatgtgaaatactacagttactaggtgacaaaggattacatatcatccattctatctgtgtcgctgtttggaattcaggaaaatggccatctgattggtgtaccttaatttatatcccactacacaaaaaaggaactactaccagatgtgaaaactaccgcacactgtcactaataacacatgctaatAAAATactgttgcatatcatcaaaaacggATTAAAACCCTATCTaaattaccaaatacctcaggaacaagcggggtttgtaaagggtaaaggtacaagggaacaaatcctgaacctgagacaactcattgaaaagtctagagaatttcaaataggtacctatgattatatacttcgttgactaccaaaaggtaTTATATtttgtaagctggataaatctgtggtcaattttaatagaaataggCTCACCattgcacctggtgacacttaatAAAAATCTGTACAAGTCCAATATAGCGACAGTGCGACTAGATcataagttctcaaaccaattcaaaaCCAAGAGAGGTGTTAggcaaggatgcgtgttgtcacctgacttatttaaaatttatggtgaacatgtcattaGGATGGTTTTataaggatgggccggtggagtaacagtagctggtaggaaaatgtccaatttaagattttctgatgacactacacttatagcagcaaatgagcaagaaatgttcgatcttctgcgaagagttgagtacgaaagtaataaagttggtctgaaaatcaataaagctaagacaaaaataatggtggtcgacagattcgacactattcaactgactaacatgttacagaaATACCATatagtaaacacctttatctatgtcgggtctagtataactaacgatggtaactgtgaagcagaagttcggagacgtattggtatggcaaaaaatgcgatgagtcgcctaactaaagttttggaaagacagatctatctctcaaaatattaagatgagactggtgaatgcccttgtattctcagtATTTCTATACGGaacagagacttggactcttcgcgcatacgagcgccaaaaaattgatgcttttagatgtggtgctggaggagaatgctgcgcataccttggacagctcataggacaaacgtttccattctaaaccaactcaatattaaaaaaaggctgtccacaataggtctgcaacgaattctgcaattctttggtcacgtggttcgcagaggtgacgacagtttggagagattaattgtttctggaaacgttccgcggagaagatcaagaggacgatcaccaactagatggtctgaccaaataaagcattctgcagctggaaactcattctgcgaagctctcagagcagctgaagatagagaccaatgaagaaacattgttaggaatattggaagaaatcacgatcctcagtaatgaggaaacgacaagagagagactTAACCTAAGAATAAAGTGGAGTATGGGCAAAAATGTCAGCGTAGTTGAGTATTAGGAGTCACGATCTCAAGCTTCGGATGGTAATGACATCATCTTGAAATGGGTTAAAGGACACAATtgaaataaaggcaaccgcattgctgaccaaCCAGATAGGAAATCGCTACACTTAGGAATCTTAGGAGATGATAACCTTTTTGGCTGATTAACTACAACAATGGTGGAAATTGCCAAATATCACTCCTATGCGCAAACCGTGATAAGATGGGAAGGAGTTCAAGGATGTAGACTTACCAAGGTAACAGTAAGAAATCTTAAATATCAGAATCAAAGAAGTACTACTCAGAGgtttgtatggacgaataattagagaccgcattgagaaggagtacaa is from Diabrotica virgifera virgifera chromosome 9, PGI_DIABVI_V3a and encodes:
- the LOC114326097 gene encoding UNC93-like protein isoform X1 gives rise to the protein MVYKISDHVDSITVGQIMEAKFHQISTSENNEGTDKAEVRRIWKNVMLINLAFMVHFTAFWGASNLQSSVNAEGALGTFTLASIYGSLLISNILLPALVIKWLGAKRTIAVSFIMYMPFILAQFHPAFYTLIPAGLAVGFGGGPLWCAKCTYLTIIAETYAQITDVEAEGVITRFFGIFFMFFSFAQVWGNLISSAVLSSGDSETPLPLSTTTEALNPKSLFTNATKAVQKTDTDLGDICGANFCPGYASAEAVPNLAPPPAYKINLIAAIYFFCMVAAVLIVTFGVDKMSRYRKGRKVAENKITGWNLLIVTLKHAKKPLQLLMLPITVLIGAEQAFLAAEFTSAFVSCGWGISNIGYVMICFGACNGIASICSGSIVKITGRRPLIAFALVLHVALLVTLLYWRPSAHNTWIYFVVSGLWGVCDSLWLVQINSYSGILFPGEEEAAFSNFRLWESTGSVISYIWSPYLCVRTKIYLLMGLIFVGVLGYTAVEYIQSKNGRQLDLQEDPKKQFEMIDTRIPSREVAE
- the LOC114326097 gene encoding UNC93-like protein isoform X2 — translated: MEAKFHQISTSENNEGTDKAEVRRIWKNVMLINLAFMVHFTAFWGASNLQSSVNAEGALGTFTLASIYGSLLISNILLPALVIKWLGAKRTIAVSFIMYMPFILAQFHPAFYTLIPAGLAVGFGGGPLWCAKCTYLTIIAETYAQITDVEAEGVITRFFGIFFMFFSFAQVWGNLISSAVLSSGDSETPLPLSTTTEALNPKSLFTNATKAVQKTDTDLGDICGANFCPGYASAEAVPNLAPPPAYKINLIAAIYFFCMVAAVLIVTFGVDKMSRYRKGRKVAENKITGWNLLIVTLKHAKKPLQLLMLPITVLIGAEQAFLAAEFTSAFVSCGWGISNIGYVMICFGACNGIASICSGSIVKITGRRPLIAFALVLHVALLVTLLYWRPSAHNTWIYFVVSGLWGVCDSLWLVQINSYSGILFPGEEEAAFSNFRLWESTGSVISYIWSPYLCVRTKIYLLMGLIFVGVLGYTAVEYIQSKNGRQLDLQEDPKKQFEMIDTRIPSREVAE